The following is a genomic window from Caproiciproducens sp. CPB-2.
CGATGTCGACATGGGAACCTTCAATTTCATGGTCGAGCGATTTGCCGATATCATGCAGCAAACCGGCTCTGCGTGCGATTGTAGGATCCAAACCAAGTTCGGAAGCCATCACACCGGATAAAAAAGCAACTTCCAGCGAATGATTCAAAACATTTTGTCCGTAGCTGGTGCGGTAACGCAACCGTCCCAGCAGTTTGATCAGCTCGGGGTGGATTCCGTTCACTCCGGCCTCGATCACGGCACGCTCGCCTTCCTGTTTGATGGTGGCATCCACCTCGCGGCGCGCCTTCTCTATCATTTCCTCTATTCTTGCGGGATGGATTCTGCCGTCCGCAATCAGACGCTCCAGCGCAATGCGGGCTACCTCGCGGCGAACAGGCTCAAAGCTGGAAAGGGTAATCGCTTCCGGAGTATCGTCAATAATCAGATCGACACCGGTCAGAGTTTCAATCGCCCGGATATTTCTTCCCTCACGTCCAATAATACGGCCCTTCATTTCATCATTTGGCAGCGGAACAACAGAAATGGTGGCCTCCGCCACATGATCCGCCGCACAGCGCTGAATTGCCATCGAAATGATTTCCCGCGCGGATTTGTCGGCGTCTTCCTTGGTCTGCTGTTCAAATTCCATCAGCTTGACGGCCTTTTCATGGGTGAGCTCGTCTTCCAGATTCTTCAGCAGATAATCCTTCGCCTGGTCCACGGTGAATCCGGAAATCCGCTCCAGCATATCAAACTGGCTTTTCTTTACGGCTTCCGCTTCGGCAAGCCTTTCATCCGCCTGTTTGTTTTTATTGGTCAGGATTTCGTCTTTCGCTTCCAGACTTTCCATTTTTTTATCCAGGGTTTCTTCCTTCTGCTGGATGCGGCGTTCCTGACGCTGTACTTCTTTTCTGCGTTCATTCAGCTCGCGTTCCGACTCGTTTCTCAAACGGTGGATTTCGTCCTTGCCCTCTAAAACAGCTTCTTTCTTTTTGGCTTCGGATGATTTAATCGCGTCGCTGATGATTCTTTTGGCTTCCAGCTCAGCGGAACCGATGGTAAACTCGGCCTGCTTTTTCCGGTGGGCGATTCCGCCTAAGAAAGCAATCACGCCTGCAATCACCGCGCAGACCAGCGCGATGATAATACATGTTAGCAAACTAACAGTGGCTGTGGTCAATTGTTGGCACCTCCTTGTCTTTCTTACTTTTTCAATATTCTTAGTTTAAAATTAATTAAGATGGGTGCGTTAAGCCCATGAATGCATATATGTGCATCTTATTCATAATTGTATTACTTCTGGTACCCTAATGTCAAGAAATATCGCTTGCAATCGATACAAACTGTTCATATTATTTAAGGACGATTGTTGTTTCAGTCACATGATCCGAAAAAAATCTGTATCATATTAACAAATCGCCCGGCCGTCCGTTGACAAATTCCGCAGACGGTGCTAATATAAACGATATATAAGAATATGTAAAAAATGTTGACGAGGAAGCCTTTCCACCGTGCAATTGCATCAGAGAGCGCATGCAGCAGCTGAAAGCGTGCGCGCAGTTTGGCCGAAAGGACACCGCCTCCGAGTGCGTGCCGAACGCAGGTTGCCAAAGGCACGCCGGACAGCACCGTTACCTGCTGCAATGAGAGCGGATGATTTGTCCGCTGAAATTGGGTGGAACCGCGAGCGACAGCCTTGCCCCTTTTTGGGGTAAGGCTTTTTTTATTTGAAGGAGTGAAAGATATGGTAAAAGTAAAACTGAAAGAGGATGTCAGGGAGTTTGAAAACGGCATCACGGTGGCTGAAATTGCAAAGTCGATCGGCATGGGCCTGTACAAGGCCGCCTGTGTCGGTAAAATAGATGGAAAGGCAGTGGACCTGCGAACGCCCGTAACCGGCGACTGTAAGCTGGAAATCCTCACTTTTGACAGTGAAGAGGGCAAGAAGGCTTACTGGCATACCACCTCGCACATTATGGCGCAGGCGGTGAAAAGGCTGTTCCCCGGCGCCGGCTTCGCCATCGGCCCGGCAGTGGACAACGGCTTCTATTATGATATTGATCTGGAACGCTCCCTGACCCCGGAAGATCTTCCGAAAATTGAAGCGGAAATGAAAAAGATCATCAAGGAAAATATCCCGATCGAGCGCTTTGAGCTTGACCCCGCTGAAGCGGTTGAGCTGATGAAGAAGGAAAACCAGAAATACAAGGTGGAACTGATCGAGGAGCATTCCGGCAAGGGGGAAAAGATCAGCTTTTACCGTCAGGGAGACTACACCGACCTTTGCGCCGGACCTCATCTGATGAGCACCGGCTGCGTAAAAGCCGTTAAGCTGACCGCAAATACGGCGGCCTATTGGCGCGGCGATTCCAAAAATAAGATGCTGCAGCGCATTTACGGCATTTCCTTCCCGAAGAGCAGCGAGCTTGAGGAATATCTGGCGAAGGTGGAAGAGGCGAAAAAGCGCGACCATAATATTCTGGGCCGTCAGCTCGGCTACTTCACCACCAGCGACCTGATCGGGCAGGGCCTGCCGATCTTGCTTCCGAACGGCGCGCGCGTGATTCAGCTTCTGCAGCGCTTTGTGGAAGACGAGGAACAAAGCCGGGGCTGGCTGCTGACAAAGACGCCTTTTATGGCGAAAAGCGACCTTTATAAGCTTTCCGGGCACTGGGATCATTATAAGGACGGCATGTTTGTCCTCGGCGACGAGGAAAAGGACGACGAGGTTTTTGCCCTGCGTCCGATGACCTGTCCGTTCCAGTATCAGGCTTACCTGAACAAGAAGCGTTCCTACCGTGACCTGCCGCTGCGCTACAATGAGACATCGACGCTGTTCCGCAACGAGGCTTCCGGAGAAATGCACGGCCTGATCCGGGTGCGGCAGTTTACGATTTCCGAAGGGCATCTGATGTGTACGCCCGCCCAGCTGGAAGACGAATTCAAGGCCTGCCTGGAGCTTGCCATATTCATGCTGAAGACGCTCGGTCTTTACGAGGACGTTTCCTACCGGTTCTCCATGTGGGACCCAAACGACCGCGAAAAATATATCGGGACGCCGGAGCAGTGGGACGAAGCGCAGGGCGTCATGCGCAAGATTCTGAACCATCTTGAGATTCCCTATGTGGAGGGCGTCGGCGAAGCCGCTTTCTATGGCCCGAAACTCGATATCCAGATCAAAAACGTGTTCGGCAAAGAAGATACGCTCATCACCATCCAGATCGACCAGATGCTGGCCGAAAAGTTCGGCATGGAATACACGGACGCGGACGGGAAGCAGAAGAATCCCTATATTATCCACCGTACCTCCATCGGCTGCTACGAGCGCACGCTGGCCCTGCTGATTGAAAAATACGCCGGCGCGCTGCCCATGTGGCTGATGCCCGAGCAGGTCAGGGTGCTGCCGATCAGCGACCGCCTGCAGCCGGAAGCCGACAAGGTAGTCGCAAAGCTGAAGGCATCCGGTCTGAGAGCGGCCTGCGACACCAGAAGCGAAAAAATCGGATATAAGATCCGCGAAGCGCAGCTTCAGAAAATTCCCTATATGCTCATTATCGGAGATAAAGAGGCGCAGGAGGGTACCGTTTCCGTGCGCAGCCGCAAGGATGGCGATATTGGTTCTATGGCTGTTGATGCATTTGTTGCAAAAGCGGTCGCTCAGGTTGCTGAAAAATCAAAAGACTGATTTCCTTTTTGTTCGGGGCCGGATGTATCATCATCCGGCCTTTTCCTTTTGCGGGTCGGCCAACATAATCGGTTTTTATGTCAACCTGTGAAACTTTCTATTATTCCACCATATTCTTTCCACCGTTTATTTGATAAGTTGAAAAATAGGGAAAAATCCGGTTCCTGTAAGGTTAATATGTTGAAAACTCAGTTGAAAGTGTGGAAGAAATCATTTATTATTATATTTTAGAAATATTATGCTGCGATTTATGTAAAGTCAGACGATCGTGGGACGTTTTCTTCCGCTTGTACAAAAATATTTTGGAGTTTCCATAAAATGCTGTTATATTTTGAAAAAATTCCCATATGAAATTAAGTCGTTTCGGTCATGCGTTAAAATACACAATAATAGCAGTGGGGTGGGGGCGAGAAATTGAGCAGAATAGTTTTGAGCCGGAAGGGATGGAAAATATTCTCCGTAGCCTTGCTGCTGGTTGCTTTCGCTATTTTTGGAGGCTCCTTTTTTTGGGCTAAAAATGTGAAAGAAAATTCGGTGGGGCTTTCTCCCTCCAGTATTACCGCGGAAATTATCA
Proteins encoded in this region:
- the rny gene encoding ribonuclease Y → MIIALVCAVIAGVIAFLGGIAHRKKQAEFTIGSAELEAKRIISDAIKSSEAKKKEAVLEGKDEIHRLRNESERELNERRKEVQRQERRIQQKEETLDKKMESLEAKDEILTNKNKQADERLAEAEAVKKSQFDMLERISGFTVDQAKDYLLKNLEDELTHEKAVKLMEFEQQTKEDADKSAREIISMAIQRCAADHVAEATISVVPLPNDEMKGRIIGREGRNIRAIETLTGVDLIIDDTPEAITLSSFEPVRREVARIALERLIADGRIHPARIEEMIEKARREVDATIKQEGERAVIEAGVNGIHPELIKLLGRLRYRTSYGQNVLNHSLEVAFLSGVMASELGLDPTIARRAGLLHDIGKSLDHEIEGSHVDIGVDVARKYKESETVIHAIHAHHNDVEPKTVIACIVQAADAISAARPGARRENLENYIKRLEKLEEVASSFDGVERCFAIQAGREIRVIVKPEMISDDKMVLLARDICNKIENELEYPGQIKVNIIRESRAIEYAK
- the thrS gene encoding threonine--tRNA ligase produces the protein MVKVKLKEDVREFENGITVAEIAKSIGMGLYKAACVGKIDGKAVDLRTPVTGDCKLEILTFDSEEGKKAYWHTTSHIMAQAVKRLFPGAGFAIGPAVDNGFYYDIDLERSLTPEDLPKIEAEMKKIIKENIPIERFELDPAEAVELMKKENQKYKVELIEEHSGKGEKISFYRQGDYTDLCAGPHLMSTGCVKAVKLTANTAAYWRGDSKNKMLQRIYGISFPKSSELEEYLAKVEEAKKRDHNILGRQLGYFTTSDLIGQGLPILLPNGARVIQLLQRFVEDEEQSRGWLLTKTPFMAKSDLYKLSGHWDHYKDGMFVLGDEEKDDEVFALRPMTCPFQYQAYLNKKRSYRDLPLRYNETSTLFRNEASGEMHGLIRVRQFTISEGHLMCTPAQLEDEFKACLELAIFMLKTLGLYEDVSYRFSMWDPNDREKYIGTPEQWDEAQGVMRKILNHLEIPYVEGVGEAAFYGPKLDIQIKNVFGKEDTLITIQIDQMLAEKFGMEYTDADGKQKNPYIIHRTSIGCYERTLALLIEKYAGALPMWLMPEQVRVLPISDRLQPEADKVVAKLKASGLRAACDTRSEKIGYKIREAQLQKIPYMLIIGDKEAQEGTVSVRSRKDGDIGSMAVDAFVAKAVAQVAEKSKD